One region of Purpureocillium takamizusanense chromosome 4, complete sequence genomic DNA includes:
- the SSD1 gene encoding Translational repressor (COG:J~EggNog:ENOG503NWBH), translating to MDQQQQQQQPQPQQPQQQQAQQQQQQPTGGVHGPAGRRLHIAHRRSPSELTPLMSMFANPGMEQLAIQQQIELLQQQQQQIQATHQQYVNMGMMPPGQPLGHNGAFNPLQPMGTMGQNAFQFPNQMQPQNLGPPAQPLSHRRNQSALPNMGMGPPPAPSSGASGSTFGNFEAPGAVHGRENAGGRGGRGGGSSGSGHQRRHSLALADAKKAAEIAQQKRTTTGFQFPAAPNPDKPDDENSKAPASQPSLDASVAQGSSRGRGGHGRSQSMAVNGRGGSRLGGEGDFQRRGGGLGHARSGSRNFEGNWRTQNQNQDQSGNAGQASSFQPGHRPRGSMNQSVSSIGAFQYNPNQPQLMQLPGQMMMPQMYGQQLNPMQLTQLQALQAAQMNGQGFQGLASSQHAGGQLGGQLGGQQQQQQQQRKTLFTPYLPQASLPALLGDGQLVSGILRVNKKNRSDAYVTTQDGLLDADIFICGSKDRNRALEGDLVAIELLDVDEVWSQKREKEEKKKRKDITDTRSGSINQGSQNSGQNDDGNAGEGGIRRCGSLRQRPTQKKNDDVEVEGQSLLLVEEEEINDEQKPLYAGHVVAVIERVAGQMFSGTLGLLRPSSQATKEKQEAERAARDGGNSRQNDNRQQEKPKIVWFKPTDKRVPLIAIPTEQAPRDFVEKHQDYADRIFVACIKRWPITSLHPFGTLVEQLGRMGDLKVETDALLRDNNFSSDEFSDAVLRSVGLQDWSLAKEDESAVTSRRDFREEQTFTIDYNGGAELGNAFHVKTRPDGKIEIGVHVPDVAHFVKPNSLVDREAKKRGTSVQLLNRFCPLLPSKLAAEVCSLTPGQERLTVSVVFSVNPHTGAVADGDSWVGRSIIKSAGRVSLADIDSALSDPSSFKGETAPLNTIQILQGVAQKFRETRLGAGGEPIAPLRLLQQTDDENNPVQDNIFDSTQGLELVEELMHKTNAYVAQRLAEGLPEKALLRRQSAPNPRRLQTFVERMTALGYDIDASGSGALQNSLFKVDDSDLRKGMETLLLKSMQRAKYFIAGKTTKPLWPHYSLNQPLYTHFTSPTRRYADIIVHRQLEAVLSEGKVEFTDDMENLVKTVESCNTKKDSAQNAQEQSIHIESCRTMDKKRQEANGDLIAEGIVLCVYESAFDVLIPEWGFEKRVHCDQLPLKKAEFRKEKRVLELYWEKGVPSSAYVPEDERPKAAASQRMTNAMVAARQAEEAERAKKEREEAARKQTETGTISTDDVDALFDDDDDNTSDVTEAMAGASLAERPTQSVPGSPARTPSTAGTLHRTRSDSKVPVSETVEARLTNKEKYLKLFKLREEGGDYIQDVTEMTRVPIILKTDLSKSPPCLTIRCLNPYAL from the exons AtggaccagcagcagcagcagcagcaaccgcagccgcagcagccgcagcagcagcaggctcagcagcagcagcagcagccgacaGGCGGCGTCCATGGACCTGCTGGACGCAGACTGCACATTGCTCATCGGCGTAGCCCATCGGAGCTGACGCCCCTGATGAGCATGTTTGCCAACCCAGGAA TGGAACAGTTGGCCATCCAGCAGCAGATCGAGctgttgcagcagcagcagcagcagatccAAGCGACGCACCAGCAATACGTCAACATGGGCATGATGCCCCCCGGCCAGCCCCTTGGCCATAACGGGGCTTTCAATCCTTTGCAACCCATGGGTACCATGGGCCAGAACGCATTCCAATTCCCCAACCAGATGCAGCCGCAGAACTTGGGCCCTCCTGCTCAGCCTCTATCACATCGCCGTAATCAGTCGGCACTGCCCAACATGGGCATGGGACCCCctccggcgccatcgtctgGTGCTTCCGGATCCACCTTCGGTAACTTTGAGGCCCCCGGAGCCGTTCACGGCCGTGAGAACGCcggtggtcgtggcggccgaggtggcggcagctccgGCTCTGGTCACCAGCGCAGGCActcgctggcgctcgccgatgccaagaaggccgccgAAATCGCACAGCAGAAGCGAACGACGACGGGATTCCAGTTCCCAGCTGCCCCGAACCCCGACAAGCCCGACGATGAGAATAGCAAGGCGCCCgcaagccagcccagcctggACGCGTCAGTTGCCCAGGGCTCCTCCCGTGGGCGTGGAGGCCACGGCCGGAGCCAGAGCATGGCTGTGAACGGCCGAGGTGGTTcgcgcctgggcggcgagggcgacttTCAACGCCGTGGAGGCGGCTTGGGGCATGCCCGCTCTGGATCTCGAAACTTTGAGGGTAACTGGCGCACCCAAAACCAGAACCAAGACCAGTCCGGGAACGCGGGCCAAGCTTCGTCCTTCCAGCCTGGCCACAGGCCCCGGGGCTCCATGAATCAATCCGTGTCTTCCATTGGGGCCTTCCAGTACAACCCCAACCAACCACAGCTTATGCAGCTCCCCGGGcagatgatgatgcctcAGATGTATGGTCAGCAGCTTAACCCGATGCAGCTTACCCAACTTCAGGCGCTCCAGGCCGCTCAGATGAACGGGCAGGGCTTCCAGGGACTGGCCAGCTCTCAGCATGCTGGCGGCCAGCTTGGCGGCCAgcttggcggccagcagcagcagcagcagcagcaacggaaGACTCTCTTCACGCCGTATCTTCCGCAGGCATCTCTTCCGGCCCTCCTTGGAGACGGTCAACTTGTCTCTGGTATCCTCCGTGTCAATAAGAAGAATCGTAGCGACGCATACGTCACCACTCAGGACGGTCTTTTGGACGCTGATATCTTCATTTGTGGCAGCAAGGATCGTAATCGCGCTCTCGAAGGCGACCTGGTTGCGATCGAGCTCCTGGACGTCGACGAAGTCTGGTCGCAGAAGAGGgaaaaggaggagaagaaaaagcGCAAGGACATTACGGACACGCGCTCGGGCTCCATCAACCAAGGTAGCCAGAACTCTGGGCAGAACGATGACGGTAatgctggcgagggcggcatccGCAGATGTGGTAGCCTGCGCCAGCGACCCACTCAGAAGAagaacgacgacgtcgaggttgagggcCAGAGCTTGCTTCTCGTTGAAGAAGAGGAAATCAATGATGAACAGAAGCCCCTTTATGCCGGTCATGTCGTTGCCGTCATCGAGCGAGTGGCCGGCCAGATGTTCTCCGGGACCctgggcctgctgcggcccagcagccaggcgaCCAAGGAGAAGCAAGAAGCGGAGCGAGCGGCCcgggacggcggcaacagTCGCCAGAACGACAACCGACAGCAAGAGAAGCCCAAGATTGTTTGGTTCAAGCCTACGGACAAGCGAGTCCCGTTGATTGCTATCCCAACGGAGCAAGCCCCTCGCGACTTCGTGGAGAAGCACCAGGACTATGCCGATCGCATCTTTGTCGCCTGCATCAAGCGGTGGCCCATTACCTCGCTCCACCCTTTCGGTACCCTTGTGGAACAGCTGGGCCGCATGGGCGACCTCAAGGTGGAGACCGATGCTCTTTTGCGCGACAACAACTTCTCGTCCGACGAGTTCTCTGACGCCGTCCTGCGTAGCGTCGGGCTCCAGGACTGGTCATTGGCCAAGGAGGACGAATCCGCGGTTACGTCTCGCCGTGATTTCCGCGAGGAACAAACATTCACGATTGATTACAACGGCGGTGCTGAGCTCGGCAATGCCTTCCACGTCAAGACTAGGCCTGACGGGAAAATCGAAATTGGTGTCCACGTTCCAGATGTGGCTCACTTCGTCAAGCCAAACTCACTGGTGGaccgcgaggccaagaagcgcggAACCTCTGTGCAACTCCTCAACCGCTTCTGCCCCTTGCTTCCAAGCAAGCTTGCAGCCGAGGTCTGCTCCCTCACTCCTGGCCAGGAGCGGCTGACGGTCAGCGTCGTCTTCAGTGTAAACCCTCACACCGGAgctgtcgccgacggcgacagctgGGTCGGTCGCAGCATTATCAAGAGTGCCGGCAGAGTCTCGCTGGCGGACATTGACAGCGCTCTCAGTGATCCTTCGTCCTTCAAAGGCGAGACTGCCCCCCTCAACACGATACAGATCCTTCAAGGTGTTGCGCAAAAGTTCCGCGAGACTCGTCTTGGTGCTGGAGGGGAGCCAATTGCTCccctgcgcctgctgcagcagaCGGATGACGAGAACAACCCTGTGCAGGACAACATCTTCGATTCCACCCAGGGTCTGGAGCTCGTGGAGGAGTTGATGCACAAGACCAACGCTTATGTGGCTCAGCGTCTTGCCGAGGGCCTTCCGGAGAAGGCACTTCTCCGTCGCCAGTCTGCACCTAACCCTCGTCGGCTGCAAACATTTGTCGAGCGCATGACTGCTCTCGGTTACGACATTGACGCCTCTGGAAGCGGCGCGCTCCAGAACAGCCTGTTCAAAGTGGACGACTCGGACCTACGCAAGGGCATggagacgctgctgctcaagtCCATGCAGCGTGCCAAGTACTTCATCGCGGGCAAGACTACCAAGCCGCTTTGGCCTCATTACTCCCTCAACCAACCGCTCTATACCCACTTCACTTCGCCCACGCGCCGTTATgccgacatcatcgtccaCCGTCAGCTCGAGGCCGTTCTCTCCGAAGGCAAGGTGGAGTTTACGGACGACATGGAAAACCTCGTCAAGACAGTCGAGTCGTGCAACACGAAGAAGGACTCTGCCCAAAACGCACAAGAGCAGAGCATCCATATCGAGTCTTGCCGAACGATGGACAAGAAGCGTCAGGAGGCCAACGGCGATCTCATCGCCGAGGGCATTGTGCTCTGCGTGTACGAATCGGCGTTTGATGTCCTGATCCCGGAGTGGGGCTTTGAGAAGCGCGTGCACTGCGACCAGCTGCCGCTCAAGAAGGCTGAATTCCGAAAGGAGAAGCGAGTGCTTGAGCTTTACTGGGAGAAGGGCGTGCCAAGCTCCGCGTACGTTCCGGAGGACGAGCGACCCAAGGCCGCGGCCTCTCAGAGGATGACCAACGCGATGGTggcagccaggcaggcggAGGAAGCGGAGCGCGCCAAGAAGGAGCGTGAGGAGGCGGCTCGAAAGCAGACCGAGACTGGCACCATCTCGACtgacgatgtcgacgccctgttcgacgacgacgacgacaacacgTCGGACGTGACGGAGGCAATGGCCGGAGCCTCGCTGGCGGAGCGGCCCACGCAGAGCGTGCCTGGATCGCCGGCACGCACACCGTCGACCGCCGGAACCCTGCACCGAACGCGCTCCGATTCCAAGGTGCCCGTTTCCGAGACTGTCGAGGCTCGTCTTACCAACAAGGAAAAGTACCTCAAGCTGTTCAAGTTGCGCGAGGAAGGGGGTGACTACATTCAGGATGTGACTGAGATGACGAGAGTTCCAATCATCTTGAAGACGGACCTCAGCAAAAGCCCTCC CTGCTTGACTATTCGGTGTCTGAACCCATACGCTCTGTAA
- a CDS encoding uncharacterized protein (COG:S~EggNog:ENOG503NWT3~SECRETED:SignalP(1-18~SECRETED:cutsite=ADA-LP~SECRETED:prob=0.5859)): MVSFRAMAIAGLLAAADALPATYRLSPRQVKQSDLFARQDSKATPEKLSVPDSLTFPLVAEQAENKFYQEGFQKFPESDFAALGLNQQQIADLKSIGRSEEQHVVLLQSALAQAGIQPVQECEYNFQLKDAKDMVQKAALFENIGVSAYLGAAGLIDPSVLGTAASIVTVESRHQTAIRIFSGMAAIPQALDVPMSPRSVFTMLSAFIKKCPQPLNLQAFPALTMEGTDSPKIGASVRPKAASGASGAKHCAFTSGSAPVGNTVFSDFRENEGCVVPQGVAGVAYMTLTKEAPADGMLTDENIVAGPMAMVIT; this comes from the exons ATGGTTTCATTTCGGGCAATGGCCATCGCGGGCCTCCTGGCAGCAGCGGATGCGCTCCCTGCCACATATCGGCTATCGCCTCGGCAAGTCAAGCAGAGCGACCTCTTCGCCCGGCAAGACAGCAAGGCGACGCCTGAAAAGCTCTCAGTCCCTGACAGCTTGACCTT TCCTTTGGTTGCGGAACAAGCGGAGAACAAGTTCTATCAAGAGGGCTTTCAAAAGTTTCCTGAATCCGACTTCGCAGCGTTGGGACTCAACCAGCAGCAAATAGCAGACCTCAAGTCGATTGGGAGGTCGGAGGAACAGCATGTGGTGCTGTTGCAATCAGCTCTCGCGCAGGCAGGGATCCAACCCGTCCAGGAGTGCGAATACAATTTCCAGCTCAAGGATGCCAAAGACATGGTGCAGAAGGCGGCTCTGTTCGAGAACATTGGCGTCTCGGCTTacctgggcgccgcgggcctcaTTGACCCATCAGTATTGGGCACAGCCGCGTCCATTGTGACGGTTGAATCCCGCCACCAGACCGCCATCCGCATCTTTTCGGGTATGGCAGCCATTCCAcaggccctcgacgtgcCCATGAGTCCTCGATCAGTCTTCACGATGCTTTCGGCTTTTATCAAGAAGTGCCCCCAGCCGCTGAACCTTCAGGCGTTCCCCGCCTTGACCATGGAGGGCACGGATTCGCCCAAGATTGGTGCCTCGGTGCGCCCCAAGGCGGCTTCTGGCGCTTCGGGCGCCAAGCATTGCGCATTCACGTCTGGGAGCGCGCCGGTTGGCAACACCGTCTTTTCCGACTTCAGGGAGAATGAGGGCTGCGTTGTGCCGCAAGGCGTGGCAGGCGTGGCATACATGACGCTGACCAAGgaggcgcccgccgacggcatgctAACGGATGAAAACATTGTGGCGGGTCCAATGGCCATGGTCATCACTTAG
- a CDS encoding uncharacterized protein (TransMembrane:1 (o804-824i)~EggNog:ENOG503PE3K): MRIFDPEPYDSDEDYDNTYSTTTRTESMSTTQDSPSSTSSTVVTEYPTSETSTTNETTTATASMGSTSETSSSTTTTASPSTESVPSGVTLQTSTEPVTSTLNDSSSTTTQPPASVKLMRLGNVSEEQSEVSTTVASEKPSSATTRAFPSSRSSTVSKSTPSITSSSTSSTTPSSTSSTIPSIPPEQVPATSTPINTPAPKQDWAKTNVTVSDISEPGPSTSTSTDRAQPSWTTSQTEKLHRNSATTATTTSGLSATHTTIVRTLSRCAMDVPDCSYTVTAETMSPYATAPSVSKSDKTIDTPSSVVMPTPKVTIASAVHTTDVRAMTACAPDAPDCPSEGGYAVTTETVSPHTTAHSANETEMVTETPTSVAALTTKVTTSTVYSTTVRTVPVTSCPPRVQNCPWRGKYTVTTEKIALYTTVCPISESHTAMETLIAPVATPTPKLITTTTTTSTVYTTEVRTITRCPPGVVKCAARGRVVVTTETIPLYTTICSVVVGEGEMTTTTTTTTTTTTTTTSAPVTMSAPEMTASAVLYTTTTRTITSCASEVPDCPCKEQVVTESIPLHTAVRPVSEADAETTSSMPDTTSSSTTATSGTVRTSIQSCPPNVPNCPARDPIATTIKTVPLVHTTMSPVAAAAAAAAVAAAPFGAGPAPPTPQVGASRVGAHMYRPPSRGGIGGDGDYDDDDDDDHLGSGVSGSTLGGEDSSELHGHDGIPGGSGTGTGSIGINGSAGFSPGGGSVPGNDDTREGGSGSGISGNTNTNAINSNDDDVNPAAAGLLPDPSSTSTPPLNPISRGPKTAIASSYMAALFAATAAVALAAF; this comes from the coding sequence ATGAGAATCTTCGACCCGGAGCCCTACGATAGCGACGAAGACTACGACAACACGTACTCTACAACTACAAGGACGGAGTCCATGTCAACAACTCAGGATTCACCATCATCTACATCATCCACTGTCGTCACGGAGTACCCCACGAGCGAGACATCCACGACCaacgagacgacgacggcgacagccaGTATGGGGAGCACCTCGGAGACGTCCAGCTCAACCACTACAACGGCGTCTCCGAGCACCGAATCTGTGCCGTCTGGTGTCACTCTGCAAACTTCTACGGAACCAGTGACCAGTACCCTGAACGACTCCAGCTCGACAACTACACAGCCACCTGCGAGTGTGAAGCTGATGCGGCTGGGCAATGTCTCGGAGGAACAATCCGAAGTCAGTACGACTGTCGCGTCGGAGAAGCCCAGCTCGGCAACGACAAGAGCGTTTCCCAGCTCAAGGTCATCTACGGTTTCCAAATCAACGCCGTCCATAACCTCCAGCTCAACATCGTCCACAACCCCCAGCTCAACGTCGTCTACAATCCCCAGCATCCCTCCTGAGCAAGTCCCTGCAACGTCCACGCCTATCAACACCCCGGCTCCGAAGCAGGACTGGGCAAAGACCAATGTCACGGTGTCTGACATCTCAGAGCCCGGCCCCTCGACATCCACCTCGACCGACAGGGCCCAACCCTCGTGGACCACCTCGCAGACCGAGAAGCTTCACCGTAACTCGGCCACCACGGCTACTACTACGAGTGGCCTCTCCGCCACGCACACAACCATCGTCCGCACCCTGAGCCGCTGCGCGATGGACGTGCCGGACTGTTCGTATACCGTCACGGCGGAGACAATGTCCCCATACGCGACCGCGCCATCGGTCAGCAAGTCGGACAAGACGATTGACACGCCCTCATCCGTAGTGATGCCCACGCCCAAGGTCACCATCGCCTCTGCCGTGCATACGACCGATGTCCGTGCCATGACTGCCTGCGCGCCTGACGCGCCAGACTGCCCCTCAGAAGGGGGGTATGCTGTCACGACGGAGACAGTGTCGCCGCACACAACGGCACACTCGGCTAACGAAACTGAAATGGTGACCGAGACGCCCACCTCCGTCGCGGCTCTCACGACAAAGGTTACCACTTCTACCGTATACTCTACCACGGTCCGCACCGTTCCCGTCACTAGCTGCCCGCCCCGAGTACAAAACTGCCCCTGGAGAGGGAAATATACCGTCACGACGGAGAAGATCGCGCTGTACACGACCGTGTGCCCAATCAGCGAGTCGCACACCGCAATGGAGACGCTCATTGCGCCCgtggcgacgcccacgccaaagctcatcaccaccactaccaccacctctACCGTGTACACCACCGAGGTCCGCACTATTactcgctgcccgcccggcgtGGTGAAGTGTGCCGCGAGAGGCCGCGTCGTGGTAACGACGGAGACGATCCCGCTGTATACGACTATATGCtccgtcgttgtcggcgagggagagatgacgacgacgacgacgacgacgacgacgactacgactacGACTACGTCCGCGCCCGTGACGATGTCGGCGCCAGAGATGACTGCTTCTGCCGTGTTATAcaccacgacgacccggACCATCACAAGCTGCGCGTCCGAGGTGCCCGACTGCCCCTGCAAGGAACAGGTCGTCACCGAGAGCATCCCGCTGCATACGGCTGTACGCCCCGTCAGCGAGGCAGATGCGGAAACGACGTCCTCCATGCCAGACACCACGTCCtcatccaccaccgccaccagcgGCACGGTCCGTACCTCCATCCagagctgcccgcccaaTGTCCCAAACTGTCCCGCGAGGGAccccatcgccaccaccatcaagaCGGTGCCTTTAGTACATACGACCATGTcacctgtcgccgccgccgccgccgccgccgccgttgctgccgctccctTCGGGGCCGGCCCGGCACCACCCACGCCGCAAGTTGGCGCATCTCGCGTGGGAGCCCACATgtaccgcccgcccagccgtGGTGggatcggcggcgacggtgactacgacgacgacgacgacgacgaccatctcggcagcggcgtgtCCGGTAGCACGTTAGGAGGCGAGGACTCCAGCGAGctccatggccatgacggcaTTCCCGGCGGAagcggcaccggcaccggcagcatcggcatcaACGGCAGTGCTGGTTTCagccccggcggcggaagcgtACCCGGCAACGATGACACGCGagagggcggcagcggcagtggaATCAGCggcaacaccaacaccaatGCCATCAACAGcaacgatgatgatgtcaaccccgccgccgccggcctcctccccgACCCATCTTCAACGAGCACTCCCCCGCTCAACCCCATCTCCCGCGGccccaagacggccatcGCATCATCATACATGGcggccctcttcgccgccacagcggcagtggccctcgccgcatTCTAA
- a CDS encoding uncharacterized protein (COG:O~EggNog:ENOG503NXRQ), which produces MAPLNTLRWSPRIDDSHLGQFLTLDARGLRTHSDEIIQLRPGQNRTAAWSRSRVPLGYGMHIVRFTQFEQGCSVETYISAHDTHESYRKNGCHIHTRLWYRPEHWPRVNGVPQVMVTIQDRNQFMIFQWKEGEEPRDLNSDSPNPSSWGQPLVWITAERDHRGTRTQACSLDDVGFYPTRLTTKIRFCAVSACPGYENCAKRKGHEQCMALATRVENGDYVDRPYIAVRQVRTFSCLSGDCSSGIPTTTWRPPARPVRPKVTEKSATTPASPKESKKPRTRRPKGRKKKPGSKSKGPKDPAKQRPTPPPLAPGQPASGPDPAGVPGGPQPVVPDRERGRPTQPKVEGRAHVFDGCGYHNDDHHWNDFDPDPGVNFHQGDGFHSGDKYCEDHHNGCDHDHDFDHGINFHRGGDFHSGDNYGSDFHNGYGFDHNYNFDLGINFHPSVNFHRGDDFHADVKYDHHNDYDFGPDDFNNPGIGFDRGDDFHPDENFDRDNNFNEGENYNYHTGYDSDPGGNFDDLDPADYLDQDDVFGGNIFNEEDVFDQGDTYSQGDVPNEGDAFKEGDVPKEGNAASEGDAFQEGDGSKEGNAPSEEEDVPDQDGAPGGLPDQDEVLD; this is translated from the exons ATGGCCCCCCTTAATACTCTTCGATGGAGCCCGAGGATAGACGACAGTCATCTGGGGCAATTCCTGACTCTGGACGCCAGGGGGCTGCGCACCCACTCTGACGAGATAATCCAGCTTCGGCCTGGGCAGAATCGGACTGCTGCATGGTCGCGATCCAGGGTTCCTCTCGGGTACGGGATGCACATAGTCAGGTTTACTCAGTTCGAGCAGGGGTGCAGCGTGGAGACGTACAT CTCTGCTCATGATACTCACGAGAGCTACCGCAAAAATGGATGTCACATACACACGAGACTGTGGTACCGGCCGGAACACTGGCCAAGGGTCAACGGCGTGCCGCAGGTCATGGTTACGATTCAGGACAGGAACCAGTTCATGATATTCCAGTggaaggagggcgaggagcccaGGGACCTCAACTCGGACAGCCCCAACCCGTCGTCCTGGGGCCAGCCGCTTGTGTGGATTACGGCCGAGCGCGACCATCGGGGAACCAGAACGCAGGCGtgcagcctcgacgacgtgggctTCTACCCGACTCGCCTGACCACCAAGATCCGATTCTGCGCGGTGTCCGCCTGCCCCGGCTACGAGAACTGCGCCAAGAGGAAGGGCCACGAACAGTgcatggccttggccaccCGCGTCGAGAACGGTGACTACGTCGATAGGCCCTACATCGCCGTGAGGCAGGTCCGCACGTTCTCGTGTCTTAGCGGAGACTGCTCATCCGGGattcccaccaccacctggcGTCCTCCTGCCAGACCTGTTCGCCCCAAGGTTACGGAGAAGTCTGCGACTACGCCTGCATCGCCAAAGGAGTCGAAGAAGCCTAGGACTAGGCGCCCAAAGGGTcggaagaagaagcctgGATCTAAGTCGAAGGGCCCGAAAGATCCGGCAAAGCAGCGGCCAACGCCACCACCCTTGGCTCCGGGGCAGCCTGCGTCTGGACCTGATCCCGCAGGAGTCCCGGGGGGTCCTCAACCCGTCGTCCCTGACCGCGAGCGGGGCAGGCCTACTCAGCCGAAGGTCGAAG gaagggCACACGTCTTCGACGGCTGTGGCTACcacaacgacgaccaccactGGAACGACTTCGACCCCGACCCCGGCGTCAACTTCCATCAAGGCGACGGCTTCCACTCAGGTGACAAGTACTGTGAAGACCACCACAACGGCtgcgaccacgaccacgactTCGACCACGGTATCAACTTCCACCGAGGCGGAGACTTCCACTCGGGCGATAACTACGGTTCAGACTTCCACAACGGCTACGGCTTCGACCACAACTACAACTTCGACCTCGGTATCAACTTCCACCCTAGCGTCAATTTCCACCGAGGAGACGACTTCCACGCGGATGTCAAGTACG ACCACCACAATGACTACGACTTCGGACCGGACGACTTCAACAACCCCGGCATCGGTTTCGACCGAGGTGACGACTTCCACCCGGACGAAAACTTCGACCGAGACAACAACTTCAACGAAGGCGAAAACTACA ACTACCACACCGGTTACGACAGCGACCCGGGCGGTAACTTCGA CGACCTCGACCCAGCGGACTACctcgaccaagacgacgTCTTCGGCG GTAACATCTTCAACGAAGAAGACGTCTTCGACCAAGGCGACACGTATAGCCAAGGTGACGTCCCCAACGAAGGTGACGCCTTTAAAGAAGGTGACGTCCCCAAAGAGGGTAACGCCGCCAGCGAAGGTGACGCCTTCCAAGAAGGTGATGGCTCCAAAGAGGGTAACGCCCCcagcgaagaagaagacgtcCCCGACCAAGACGGCGCCCCCGGCGGCCTCCCCGATCAAGACGAAGTCCTCGACTAA